From Planctomycetota bacterium, one genomic window encodes:
- a CDS encoding serine hydrolase domain-containing protein, with protein MTHAVSRRLISSIAVLATGIALVGCSSSRPPSFPAEASLEQKIEITREHLALPGAVVAVYRDGEPLIDRAFGIASLETGEPMTTDHHFRIASLTKPVIATVILQLVDEGHVSLDDPIGQYIDGVPGGDVITLRQLAQHTSGLRNYIAISDVKDAFANEPTRTWTEEELLDLAFEEGPYFKPGRDGWMYSNTNYILLGQMIERVESKPLAAVIEDRIARPLGLTGTFYSTDAAIPAPATTGYQYGDETGPKFWVGKGTIPYDVTDASPSMWHAAGAMVSTLDDVRTLLDAIVTGALISESSHREQMIWRDSGYPVDYSYGLGVINYMGAIGHNGHVPGYQVSAFHVPEEMLTVVVLANLYSSPNYEEPANAIMFVILRDLLDRSYAPPGWGGW; from the coding sequence ATGACGCACGCCGTAAGCCGCCGACTCATTTCATCGATCGCAGTCCTCGCGACAGGAATCGCCCTGGTTGGGTGCAGTTCGAGCCGCCCGCCGAGCTTCCCGGCCGAGGCGTCGCTCGAGCAGAAGATCGAGATCACCCGAGAGCACCTGGCGCTGCCCGGCGCGGTCGTCGCGGTCTATCGCGATGGCGAGCCGCTCATCGACCGAGCCTTCGGCATCGCATCGCTCGAGACCGGCGAGCCGATGACAACCGACCATCACTTCCGGATCGCGAGCCTGACCAAGCCGGTGATCGCAACGGTCATTCTCCAACTCGTCGATGAGGGCCACGTCTCGCTCGATGATCCGATCGGCCAATACATCGACGGCGTGCCGGGCGGCGATGTCATCACGCTCAGGCAGCTCGCGCAGCACACCAGCGGGCTGCGAAACTACATCGCGATCTCGGACGTCAAGGACGCCTTCGCGAACGAACCAACGCGGACATGGACCGAAGAGGAGCTACTCGACCTGGCGTTCGAGGAAGGCCCGTACTTCAAACCCGGCAGAGATGGTTGGATGTACAGCAACACCAACTACATCTTGCTCGGGCAGATGATCGAGCGCGTGGAGTCCAAACCGCTCGCGGCGGTGATCGAAGATCGAATCGCCAGACCGCTCGGTCTGACCGGCACGTTCTACTCGACCGATGCAGCGATACCGGCTCCGGCAACGACCGGCTACCAGTACGGCGACGAGACCGGCCCGAAGTTCTGGGTCGGCAAGGGCACCATCCCATACGACGTCACCGACGCGTCGCCCTCGATGTGGCACGCCGCAGGAGCAATGGTCTCAACGCTCGATGATGTCCGCACGCTGCTCGACGCAATCGTCACCGGTGCGCTGATCAGCGAATCGAGCCATCGGGAGCAGATGATCTGGCGCGATTCAGGCTACCCCGTGGACTACAGCTACGGCCTCGGCGTCATCAACTACATGGGCGCGATCGGTCACAACGGGCACGTCCCCGGCTACCAGGTCTCGGCATTCCACGTGCCAGAAGAGATGCTGACAGTTGTTGTGCTCGCGAACCTCTACAGCAGCCCGAACTATGAGGAGCCGGCCAACGCGATCATGTTTGTGATACTCCGCGACCTGCTCGACCGGTCGTATGCCCCGCCGGGTTGGGGTGGCTGGTGA